A region of Vitis riparia cultivar Riparia Gloire de Montpellier isolate 1030 chromosome 1, EGFV_Vit.rip_1.0, whole genome shotgun sequence DNA encodes the following proteins:
- the LOC117917773 gene encoding protein CHUP1, chloroplastic → MIVRLGFLVAASIAAYGVQQFNIKNSRSRASRGKPSENGEASFEEDQNKEERKEQLTCSDDYLKEVDGEEEEEKEEVKLISSEINWDLSIPPDIEDEEILPEFEDLLSGEIDIPLPSDKFDTETAAKVERERVYETEMANNANELERLRNLVKELEEREVKLEGELLEYYGLKEQETDIAELQRQLKIKTVEIDMLNITISSLQAERKKLQDEVALGVSARKELEVARNKIKELQRQIQVEANQTKGHLLLLKQQVSGLQTKEQEAIKKDAEIEKKLKAAKELEVEVVELKRRNKELQHEKRELLVKLDGAEARVAALSNMTESEMVAKAREDVNNLRHANEDLLKQVEGLQMNRFSEVEELVYLRWVNACLRYELRNYQTPGGKISARDLSKSLSPRSQERAKQLMLEYAGSERGQGDTDLESNFSHPSSPGSEDFDNASIDSSTSRYSSLSKKPSLIQKLKKWGKSRDDSSVLSSPARSFGGGSPGRTSISLRPRGPLEALMLRNAGDGVAITTFGKIDQEAPESPETPNLSHIRTRVSSSDSLNNVAASFQLMSKSVEGVLDEKYPAYKDRHKLALEREKQIKEKAEKARAERFGDSSDLKYESRAKAERDKSVTLPPKLARIKEKPLVSADSSDQSIDSKMEDSQVASKMKLAHIEKRAPRVPRPPPKPSGGAPAGPGANPSSGVPPPPPPPPGAPPPPPPPGGPPRPPPPPGSLPRGAGSGDKVHRAPELVEFYQTLMKREAKKDTPSLVSSTSNAADARSNMIGEIANKSSFLLAVKADVETQGDFVQSLATEVRAASFTKIEDLVAFVNWLDEELSFLVDERAVLKHFDWPEGKADALREAAFEYQDLMKLEKRVSTFEDDPKLSCEAALKKMYSLLEKVEQSVYALLRTRDMAISRYREFGIPVDWLLDSGVVGKIKLSSVQLARKYMKRVSSELDALSGPEKEPNREFLILQGVRFAFRVHQFAGGFDAESMKVFEELRSRVKTQTGEDNKLET, encoded by the exons ATGATAGTAAGGTTAGGCTTCTTGGTTGCAGCTTCAATTGCAGCCTATGGAGTTCAGCAGTTCAACATCAAAAACTCAAGGTCGCGTGCCTCTCGAGGCAAGCCTTCAG AAAATGGTGAAGCAAGCTTTGAAGAGGACCAGAATAAAGAGGAACGTAAAGAGCAGCTCACATGTTCTGATGATTACCTCAAAGAGGTGGAT GGggaggaggaagaggagaaagaagagGTTAAATTAATTAGTAGTGAAATAAACTGGGATCTGAGTATTCCACCTGATATCGAAGATGAAGAAATTTTACCTGAATTTGAAGACCTTTTGTCTGGGGAGATTGATATTCCATTACCTAGTGACAAGTTTGACACAGAAACCGCTGCCAAggtggagagagaaagagtttATGAAACTGAGATGGCAAACAATGCAAATGAACTGGAGCGGCTGCGCAACCTAGTGAAGGAATTGGAAGAGAGGGAAGTGAAGCTTGAAGGTGAATTGCTTGAGTACTATGGTCTGAAGGAGCAGGAGACGGACATTGCTGAGTTACAAAGGCAACTTAAGATCAAGACTGTTGAAATTGACATGCTGAATATCACCATTAGTTCTTTGCAGGCTGAGAGGAAGAAGCTTCAAGATGAGGTTGCACTGGGTGTTTCTGCAAGGAAGGAGCTTGAAGTGGCAAGGAATAAAATCAAGGAATTGCAGAGGCAGATTCAGGTTGAAGCTAACCAGACAAAAGGCCATTTGTTGTTGCTTAAACAACAAGTTTCTGGTCTTCAGACAAAGGAGCAGGAAGCTATCAAGAAAGATGCCGAGATTGAGAAGAAGCTTAAAGCTGCAAAGGAGTTAGAGGTAGAAGTTGTGGAGCTTAAGAGGAGGAACAAAGAACTTCAGCATGAAAAAAGAGAGCTACTAGTTAAGTTGGATGGTGCTGAAGCTAGAGTAGCAGCCCTCTCAAATATGACAGAG AGTGAAATGGTCGCCAAGGCAAGAGAAGATGTGAATAATTTAAGACATGCAAATGAAGACCTTTTAAAGCAAGTGGAAGGGCTCCAGATGAACAGATTCAGTGAGGTTGAAGAGCTAGTGTACCTTCGTTGGGTCAATGCTTGCTTAAGGTATGAACTTCGGAATTACCAGACACCTGGAGGAAAGATATCAGCGCGTGATCTTAGCAAGAGCTTGAGCCCCAGATCGCAAGAGAGGGCTAAACAGCTGATGTTAGAATACGCAGGATCAGAACGTGGGCAAGGGGACACAGATCTTGAAAGCAACTTTTCCCATCCATCCTCTCCTGGAAGTGAGGATTTCGACAATGCTTCCATAGATAGTTCAACTAGTAGATATAGTAGTCTAAGTAAGAAACCTAGCTTAATTCAAAAGCTGAAGAAATGGGGCAAAAGTAGAGATGATTCTAGTGTTCTTTCATCACCAGCTAGATCCTTTGGGGGAGGCTCCCCAGGCAGAACTAGCATAAGCCTACGTCCAAGGGGTCCATTAGAAGCCTTAATGCTAAGAAATGCAGGTGATGGAGTGGCCATCACTACATTTGGTAAGATTGATCAGGAAGCTCCTGAATCTCCTGAAACTCCAAATCTGTCACACATTAGAACAAGGGTTTCTTCTAGTGACTCACTGAATAATGTTGCAGCATCATTCCAATTGATGTCAAAATCAGTGGAAGGAGTTTTAGATGAAAAGTATCCTGCATATAAAGACCGTCATAAACTGGCCTTAGAGAGGGAGAaacaaattaaggaaaaagCTGAGAAAGCAAGAGCAGAGAGGTTTGGTGACAGTTCAGATTTGAAGTATGAGTCTAGGGCCAAAGCAGAGAGAGACAAATCTGTCACTTTGCCTCCAAAACTAGCAAGGATAAAGGAAAAACCCCTTGTTTCCGCTGATTCAAGTGATCAATCCATTGACAGCAAGATGGAGGATTCTCAAGTGGCGAGCAAGATGAAACTTGCTCACATTGAAAAGAGGGCTCCTAGAGTGCCACGCCCACCTCCTAAACCTTCAGGAGGGGCTCCTGCAGGTCCAGGTGCTAATCCTTCGAGTGGAGtaccacctcctccacctcctccTCCAGGTGCCCcgccacccccacccccacctgGTGGACCGCCTCGTCCACCGCCCCCACCAGGAAGCCTCCCAAGAGGGGCAGGAAGTGGAGATAAAGTTCATCGGGCTCCTGAACTAGTTGAATTCTATCAGACACTGATGAAACGTGAGGCGAAGAAGGACACACCATCTTTGGTCTCTTCAACATCTAATGCAGCAGATGCCAGGAGCAACATGATTGGTGAAATTGCAAACAAATCATCATTCCTTTTAGCT GTGAAAGCTGATGTGGAAACTCAAGGTGATTTTGTCCAGTCATTGGCAACTGAAGTTCGAGCTGCTTCCTTTACCAAAATAGAAGATCTGGTGGCCTTTGTGAACTGGTTAGATGAAGAGCTCTCCTTCTTG GTTGATGAACGGGCCGTTCTCAAGCACTTTGATTGGCCTGAAGGGAAAGCAGATGCATTAAGAGAAGCAGCCTTTGAATATCAAGACTTGATGAAATTGGAGAAGCGAGTCTCTACTTTTGAAGATGATCCCAAACTGTCATGTGAAGCTGCTCTAAAGAAAATGTACTCATTGCTCGAAAA AGTGGAACAGAGTGTTTATGCACTCCTACGTACGCGGGACATGGCCATTTCAAGATATAGGGAGTTTGGAATTCCTGTTGACTGGCTTCTAGATTCTGGAGTTGTTGGCAAG ATTAAACTTTCGTCTGTACAACTGGCAAGAAAGTATATGAAGCGTGTATCATCAGAGCTTGATGCACTGAGTGGACCAGAGAAGGAACCAAACCGAGAGTTTTTGATTCTGCAAGGCGTGCGTTTTGCTTTCCGTGTTCATCAG TTTGCGGGAGGCTTTGATGCG